AATAGCTGACAAAGAGATACGAGGATCTCTAGGCATGTTTGTGCAAGTCATGAATAATACGGGCAGTCTAGTTGTCTATAGTGTGGGACCGTTTGTCTCCTACACCAGTCTTAACTTGATAGTTTTGTCATTTTCCCTATTTTTCGCTATTATCTGCTTGTGGATACCGGAAACTCCATATTATCATTTGGTGAACGGAAGATTAGCGGAGGCGAAGAAACAATTTATGATAATAAAGGGTACTAAAAATGAAACGGTTTGTGAACTTTATCTTaatgaaaactaaaatttatgcaaaatatataacaaacataattatacagagacattaaattaaaccacatatATGCCATATctcatataagtataaaaaatcagtcaaataaGAGCAGTAGATAAAGctcagttatttatttatttatttatttatttaacaattttttatacgtacaagattatacacaatattttgtcatggagactcacgtataatgggtgtgcttatccctgtgagagatttcttccagcacacccaaaaaggaacgattacagacagaaattaaagtaggtagacagacgtacaaaagaaaatattaaataattgatatatatatacacacatatacgcgcgcacacacacacatacatatatatacacacatacacacacacacatacagacacATATGGACATGCACACGCGCAAACATATACTCACACAgtccatatacatatatactcatacaaaaaatacatatagctgacacacaaaataataatattcaaatataaatatattatacccacatagttaaaattatgataaggaaagataatgctcttttaattttttcttaaatgtatatatagacGTGCAAGTGCGAATTGATGACGGCAATGAATTCCACAGCCTAGCTGCGTGGACAGTATAGGAATTAGTATAGAAACCAGAAGAGTGTGAAGGAATACGCAACAGTAGTTGTACGTTGGATCGGCACGAGGAACCAGGAGGATGTAAAAATTCAAAACGCTCGCGAAGGTAATTAGGTGAcaagggattaaataaaatgttataaaggaGACAAagaatatgagtattcctgcgaagccTAATGGGAAGCCATTTGAGCTCACTTCGAAACTTAGAGACGTGGTCAAACTTACGAAgtccaaaaataaaacgaatgcaTGAGTTCTGTAGTCTCTCTAGTTTATTGAGTTGTTTTTCAGTAGCATCTAGATAACAAGCATCAGCATAGTCAAGGAGAGGAAGTAAAAGTGATTGAACAagaatagttttagttttactGGGAAGAAAGTATTGGAGATTTTTTAGTGAATGAAATgaataatgtacttttttagATATTTCACTGATATGTTATATCTATCTTGCGCAGAAACTTCTGCTAttgtatgattatttttttttgcttgtagcgtagaaatagaattttatatatgtggtttaatttaacGCCTCTCGCTATATTCCAAACTATGTATTTCTGTATTCTTCAGAATAGTTGTCAATAAAAAAAcggtaatatttcttttaaacatattttcagTGGGCCAACGAACAAGTTGATGTAATACGCGCACACGTACAAGagaatatggaaaataaaactactttaaTGGAGCTAACAAAGATGAAGTACAGAAAGACAATTTATATAATAGCAGGTTAGTAGAAACAGTTAGTCCCGAAAACAGCTCGCGAATTCAAGCCTGGAAAGTCCATATTTTATTTGATGGAAGGTAAATATCGCTAAAAACCTGCATATTacagaatatttttcaaatgttaCATCTGCTATTTGGCAGTTAAGCAGCGTGACGTGCtaacttttatatatgtactcaGTTCTTTATCATGAAGAAATATACATTTGCTCGAAAAATATGACTTCTGAGTTTCTGATATTGCACACATTCAAATCGGTTTTCCTCCTAAGTTTGGCTGGTTGACTGTGGTAAATTGGTGTTAAGGAATGTTTTTAGCATTAATCCCACcttatgtacataaaatttaattatgtattgttcAATAAGCCATTAATTAGTAATACAATTAATAGATAGATCTTTTTTCACTTGTCGGACAAACAGTCGAAATAAGGTAGGGTATAATACTGGTTCGTAACGATGTACCCGTGATATTTACATATAGGGAAATCTAATATAGAATCAGTCGCTATCTTATCTCAAAGACTTATAATTAACATCAGACAGTGAAAATTGTTGCTTGCATAGGTAGTTTGTTTGCATTTCGTTGCAGGTCTTAGAGTTTAATGATTTGGTATCTTTCCATCTTAAAAAATATCTAGTGCATAGTTTAATGCATTCATTCACATAAATGACTTTCAAAAATAAGTAGAATAGAGTATACTTTATTGCAAGTTCTCAATCGCTATCTCTTCCAGACGACCTTTAGATAAGTAGCTACATATTCTgcttcaatttataatttactagcttCTACTagcttaattacttataatttacTGGCTTGGCTTAGATTTCTGCTGTTCCGTTTTCTTTACTTAAagtatagcctatgtcactcattGTCCTGGACAACGGAGCATTCTCCtggagaaatatattttaaaatcggtccactaCAAATTTGATGAATGtatccattacaaacaaacaaaaaaacaaatatttcctctttttAACATTAGCGTATTATTATGTAGATATAGATAGTGGCATTCACTCACATTACATCTTGTAAACAGTATGAATTTGAAGGTCAGCAAATAAACATAGTACAGGCCATCCTGAGCATTGTAAATATGACGTAATTAAGCAATGAATGATCATTGTTCACGTTTATAATGCGACTTTtccttatattttttagattaataaaatcattataataatattatcgcACGCCATTCTAGTATAGTAAGTTTGTCAAATACAAATTGACggtttttaataactaaattttaatcTAATAATTTTCGTCATCAACTGATGTTGAAAATTAttagattaaaatttatatatatatatatatatatatatatatatatatatatatatatatatatatatatatatatatatatatatttatgttcaaGATTAAATTGTCCTTATTTATTCACAGTTAAGATTTAATTTCGCTatctttatgtataattaattactgtCCAGAatatcaaatacaatttttcgtagattatttatttcgatGTTATGTATCTATTCAAAAATAGTTAGATATAATTAAGTCTTAAGTGAGAATCACACCCACACGGTCCATTAGATATCTTTCAGGGAGTTCATGTGGTACCAATATACCGAGCCCTTTTTGTATAGCCAGCCTTTTTCAAATGAGTCAGAACTGTTTTATGGCCAAGTCTCAGATCTTCAGCTATATCGTAACTACTCAAATGTCGATTAGCTCCGCTGTTTCAAAAACGTCGTCATGATTATCCATAACTGGGCGACTAGAGCTAAATGCATCTTTGATATCAAAATTTCCTGACTAAAAACGCTTaaaccaaatttaataaaaactaatgaaGAGTGCATGGTGggaaactgttttttattttttaatttcattttttaaatgttacctttttatggtatcaaaaccagccagttagAAACAATAGAACCAAAcagattttattgaaattttttattagaaaatacgaaaacaaTTTTCCTCAACCTATTAGTAAACATCaagagctatttttttttataatttcattccATTTTTGTGGAATTCCGTCTACAAAAACTTTcgacaaattattttttgtcagggaatttatatttttgtagcaATTTACATTAGATTTGGtttgaaagaaattaaattgGTAATCTCGATTTTTGATTGATATACTTACTCTATATAACAATACTGCGAGATCTCGCCAATTTCGAGATATCAAGAGATTGGCAGTTTTCTGTggtttttttattgcaaataatcacaacatttgaataaattagaaaaaataaaataaaaatgataagtattataagataaagatttattttcacGAATTTTTTCAATAGACTTCAACAAACAATTTTTGACGTATCTGCCTAAgtatcattttttaataaacttctaagcaactaaaagccattaagcaaaAAGAACTAACTACTAAGTAGTAAACATTGACGTACGTATAGCGTATAGCTATCAAATAACAAATGAAAGAAACAACCAGTTTTCTTTTCcaatatcaaacaaaattattttagtaataaaacaattcttttataacaaacaaaacatcgacaagtcaaaaaaaaaaaaattgttaactaAGTTGAGTTGACTATTAAACTGAGATATTATTATCAATCAAATAAAACTAGGTATATCTACTCAGTAGATGCATTAGATATTAcagattaattaacaaaatataccaatcaaataaaagatttattcaGTTCAAATCACAAGTCATTATTACGAATTATTTAGAAAGTAGCCCCTTAAGAAGCACAGAGTGTCCAAAGAATTGTCTGCTAAACGGCTTCTTATTTTGTTGGCCAGATAAACCGACAAATCGCAGCCCCATCCGTGTCAGTTCGCACTTCGAATATGACTTTTTTATTCTCGATTGCAAGCTCGTTAAACTCGCGAGATCTCGCCCTTTTGTCGTCCGAGATTGATATCTCGCTAAAAAAGGTCGAAATTTCGCGAGATCTCGttctctaataataaaaaatctctaTCCTCTGTAtctgaataattttaatttggagAGATCATTCTACAAAAATTACATCCCGAAATAAAGTAATTCTTACAGGACTCAAAGTTTTACAATACATGACTGGTAGTTTGGCGATACAGTCGTATGTCGAAATGATATTTAGACGTAACACTGGGATATCGGGACCTCTAGTCAGTATATTGTATGGAATTGTTCAACTTGGAGCaggtaattattgtaatttaatattaataaaatattatttaactaacaaATAAATCATTCAGTAGAACAAACTGTATTAATTGATTTATTGGAATCAGACTTTCAAgaacaaactttttaaattgagGGTAGCCgtaacttaattatatttaagtttttcatTATACTTAAAGTAGCACTTATAATggtggtttgtggctgttgcgctggcggttgcaggttagatccccgcacatgataaacatttgtaattttgaagtggccatatagatgtttatcgtggccaacccgcattggagcagcgtggtggattaagctctgatcctttccctacacggggaaagaggcctatgcccagctgtgggatattacaggctgaagtgaagcaATTATATTTACTGGTCTAAATTCTTAATCTAAAtgtattctaaatataaaaagtcCTTGAATTTATTGTTGCATGTTgaggtaataaatattttataaggctGCTTTGTATCAGTCGGAGACCATTAGTATTAGATAAGATAAggaatttttaagaaaaatgtatttaaaacctTTTAAATAAGGTAGTAACAGTTTCAATTTTATCTCTTAAAAGGTAAAAGATAACTCTCCAAAGGACTTTGAACCGTACTCCGACATATATTAAACATCATtttcaacataattattataaatgatatttaatactCATAATCTTTTTCAATGTGAAAATCGTGGGTAAATAAGGAAGCGATATTTTGAAATGGCACAGTCTCGTGACGATTAAACTGAATAaatgttagtttttatattttcgtctgttttataaaagttatcattattatctacttactagcgactcgccccggcttcgcatgggtagTATACAATGTTACTGACAGCGAGGGTTGTGGTGTGACGTGGTAGCATCAAGCAAGTCACGCTTCAGCTCCtaatatcccactcctgggcataagcctctttccccatgtaggagaaggatcagagcttatgcCACGACGCtaatccaatgcgggttggcggataggtACAAGTCACGTCTTTTATTTATTCGGCAATATTGTctaagatattaattttaattatatgacgtaaataaatatcacaacATACCTCCATAAAATGCTTGAGTTACCTTAAGCTAAtcgtattttaatagaaaatgtaGTTATAGGTTATTTTGTAGGGagggaaatttaataaaattctacCCGTAAAAGTTGCGGACAgattctgtaataaaaaaaaaaaaaaaaaaaaacattacacatttaCACTTACATCGACCTACACATAAGCATTTGgcaatattttttctaattaacTACATTGAGGGTAGTGCCAAATCATaccaaatgtaaaaatataagataCAATAGTTTGGAATACATTATAGTATTAGATACTTAATacgtaacattatttttttttattttccaggTATAACAGCAACATTTCTTTGCAGATATTTTGGTAGGAGAATACTCCTATTCATATCAACATTTGGAGTTGCAATTTCCTTAACTCTAGTAGGCGTGTATTTCTTCTTACTATCGTCACTTGAAGTAAATTCCGAAATCATGAAATCTCTGTGGCTGTTACCCATTATTGGTGTTctaagttttaatatattatatgcagTCGGTTTGGGAAACATACCATACATATTGCAAGCAGAATTGTTCCCTATAAACGTTAAGAGTCTAGCATCTAGCATAGCAACAATGATGGCTTGTATATTTAACTTTATAGTTACTAAATTGTATCAGAGTGTTAAAGATGCTTTTGGTCTGTATACAGTGTTTTGGTTATTCGCGAGTGTGGCTTATATAGGTGTGTTCTTCACATATTTCTTTGTGCCTGAAACAAAGGGAAAGACTTTGGAGGAAGTTCAGGATAATATACAGAGCGATGAAGTGGAAAGACTCAATAAATGATACGAGTGGAATTTTTTTTGTGGTAGTTGTGATTTTGATAAATTCGAAATATtcacttttttgataaatgtaaatatgtttgaatgtaaattaagttttatattttctagGTAAATAAATTGACGTATTTGACACAGACTGCCACAAGTAGTTTAATAGTTCTGACCGAACTATAAAACGTCCCCAAAAGTTAAAGTTTTATAAGGTTATGTTTGTTGTAAAAATGGAAAGTTATATAATGGTATTCAATAGAACatagtttttgatatattagtatttttcaCTATCACACACTTAAGTCAAATACTTCTATTCTCAATTTTTCTACCTCTTCAAAATGATAACTATGTGTAATTTATAAACGAAATCAATTTTGTTAGCAACCGGTTAAGCAGAACCGCTAGTTgctgttgtttttatttatacttttattagcAACCGGTGAAGTAGAACCACTGgtcgcttttgtttttgtttataattttattagcaACCGGTGAATCCAGAACCACTggttgtatttgtttttatttacaattttattagcAACCAGTGAAGCAGAACCACTGGTTgctgttgtttttatttataattttattagtaaccaGTGAAGCAGATCCACTGGTTGCTGTTGTTTTTACGTTGTATGCCAATAGACCGACCAaccagtttaatttaatttataattatttatgatataattattgtaaagcATTTTTAGTGTAATACTATTTTCATTGATTACTACTTACTGAGTTTGAGAAACTTATgatcattttttaataactttcatataaatcatattttataccTTTCTTTTATAGCGATACAGGTTTTGTGTTTGaagtttgttaaataaaaaacatacatttacTTAAAATGGTTGTATTTTCTGAAAATTATGCAATACATACTGATTACTTAAGAGAAGGGCTACagaaaagtataattatacCATTATTGCAAAACTCATAATTCTTATAAAAACTTGAATAAATGCAGACTAAATTCTTATCCCATATTTTGAgatctatgagaatttggtctgcgtTTGTCCGTGTTTTTATGAGGTTTGTGAGATTCCCATCCCCTAAATAATGTATTCCTGAACGGTCCACTTCGCAAGCTTGCAAGAGTTGTTCCTGAGTTCATTAGCAAGCACCACTCCACGTGAGAGTTTGACGCGACTCCACTCCGTTTGTGAGCTTCGAGTCCTACTCGTTCAGAGTCTTGATGCTCAGGAATTGAGTTTCATTTTGAGGACCTTGCATCACAGCATCATGTTCACAACGAGCTACTAGTGCTTGTTTATTgccacattaaaaaaatattaaaacatttacttttataaagaGTCCTGTCGCATATGCGTAGCTTATGTacatataaagtaatatatttgtaatcaaTACAACATTAgcattacacaaagtaggtatggagtcaaatacaatttttaaaactctccatATGCTTGGTATTACtcaaatgtttgtgtaccgAGCTATTGAAAACTACAATGAAACTTCATCTGTTTGTGACAGAAACAGATCTGGCTATCCACGTAGTGTTCGTACAATAAAGGCGATCAAAGCAGTTAGGGAAAAAATTCGATGAAATCCTGTCCAAAAGCAAAAGATTTTTTCTCGGGAGATAAAGATAGCACCTAGAACCAGAtcgcgtattttaaaagatgacttAGGACTTGCAGCCTATAAGAGACGTCATTGACTTGTCATTTCTTAAGTTAGAGGTTacagaaaaattttgtttacgaaagcgattttttttacaattgtgcAATATTTTAGCAAATAAAATGACCGTATTTATGCTCTAAGAAACCTTCCGATTAGTCAACAGAGTACAAAGTGGGCATTATTCGacttcagtgatggtttggtggggtgTTAGCTATGAAGAAGTGACTGAGccttatttttgtaaaaaagttatcaaaaacATCGGCacaagtgtatcaagataccaTTTTGAAAAGGTAGTTAAGCCACATAACAACACTATGTTTAATAACCAAGTATGGTCCTTTCAGCAAGACTCGGCGCCGGGCCATAAAGCTCGATCTACTCAATCTTGGTTAGAAACTAACATTCCCGGATTTCATCCAGAGGCGGCTCTAGCCCTTGTGTCGCCCGTGTGCAACCAGTACCCTGGCGCCCTCTAGTAGGCGCGGGGTCAAAATGGAATACTTACAGTTATATTTTCAAACGGAAATTCGGGTGCAAAGAGTGCAATTTTAAATGATGTCGGGAagcaaaaattgttttttaggAAGGAGGGGGTAACGACAATAAGAAATCACAACTTTGaagttcttttaaaaatatttaattaaaaacttttatattacaggACGCTCGCacagacaaatatatatata
This genomic stretch from Melitaea cinxia chromosome 10, ilMelCinx1.1, whole genome shotgun sequence harbors:
- the LOC123657432 gene encoding facilitated trehalose transporter Tret1-like gives rise to the protein MSQPKSRKVQYLAGLCVSFAFTFTGAVISWPSPALPKFIYGDTGINITDEQSSWVVSLAALGALPGCYIGKELSDRAGRRLTVLSASLPGFLGAVIILVTKNPILMCIARVLMGIGNGITAVVTMIYLTEIADKEIRGSLGMFVQVMNNTGSLVVYSVGPFVSYTSLNLIVLSFSLFFAIICLWIPETPYYHLVNGRLAEAKKQFMIIKGTKNETWANEQVDVIRAHVQENMENKTTLMELTKMKYRKTIYIIAGLKVLQYMTGSLAIQSYVEMIFRRNTGISGPLVSILYGIVQLGAGITATFLCRYFGRRILLFISTFGVAISLTLVGVYFFLLSSLEVNSEIMKSLWLLPIIGVLSFNILYAVGLGNIPYILQAELFPINVKSLASSIATMMACIFNFIVTKLYQSVKDAFGLYTVFWLFASVAYIGVFFTYFFVPETKGKTLEEVQDNIQSDEVERLNK